A window from Engraulis encrasicolus isolate BLACKSEA-1 chromosome 11, IST_EnEncr_1.0, whole genome shotgun sequence encodes these proteins:
- the ccng2 gene encoding cyclin-G2 yields MEAFRLMKELKANFDQEINYLPKEAGLALIESTQENGRGISSKCRNAKVEDLWSLTSFFGYSTQTFVLAVNLLDRFLAMMKVQPKHLACISIGCLHIAAKVVEQECNISSTHELIRISQSKFTVSDLSRMEKIISEKLNFEFKAITALTFLHLYHAIVRSHTSDRKQVLNQEKLEAQLKACLCRIVFSRAKPSVLALSLLTLEIEALQFVDMLEISQRIQRHLKISDSELQQWRVLVAQCLSEYSSPECSKPDHKKLVWIVSRRTAQNLHSSYYSVPELPTIPEACWDEESESEDWYEDVSSGEESLSSSLGSDAEGPYFPMHYRCQRRKSPSF; encoded by the exons atggaGGCCTTCAGACTCATGAAAGAACTAAAGGCGAATTTCGATCAGGAGATAAACTACCTCCCAAAAGAAGCTGGCCTGGCTCTGATCGAGTCTACACAAGAG AATGGAAGAGGAATTTCATCGAAATGCCGCAATGCCAAAGTGGAGGACCTCTGGAGCTTGACTAGTTTCTTCGGTTACAGCACACAGACCTTCGTCCTGGCAGTTAATCTGCTGGACAGATTCTTGGCCATGATGAAG GTCCAGCCTAAACACTTAGCCTGCATCAGCATCGGCTGTCTTCATATCGCTGCCAAAGTGGTCGAACAGGAGTGCAATATTTCTTCCACCCATGAACTTATCCGAATCAGCCAGAGCAAGTTTACAGTCTCCGACCTCAGCCGTATGGAGAAGATCATCTCAGAGAAGCTCAACTTTGAGTTCAAAGCCATCACAGCCTTAACTTTTTTGCACTTGTACCATGCCATCGTACGTTCACATACCTCAGACAG GAAACAAGTCCTGAATCAAGAAAAGCTGGAAGCACAGCTCAAAGCCTGCCTCTGCCGCATTGTATTTTCCAGAGCTAAA CCGTCCGTGTTGGCACTCTCCCTCCTCACCCTGGAGATCGAGGCCTTGCAGTTTGTTGATATGCTAGAGATTTCTCAGCGCATCCAGAGACACTTAAAG ATCTCGGATTCAGAGTTGCAGCAGTGGAGAGTTCTCGTTGCCCAGTGCCTGTCCGAGTACTCCTCGCCCGAGTGCAGCAAGCCCGACCACAAGAAGCTGGTGTGGATCGTGTCGAGGCGGACCGCACAGAACCTGCACAGCAGTTACTACAGCGTCCCTGAGCTGCCCACGATCCCGGAGGCGTGCTGGGATGAGGAGAgtgagag tGAGGACTGGTACGAGGACGTGAGCTCCGGGGAGGAGAGCCTGAGCAGCTCGCTGGGGAGTGACGCGGAGGGGCCTTACTTCCCCATGCACTACCGCTGCCAAAGACGAAAAAGCCCTTCCTTCTAA